In the Nakamurella alba genome, one interval contains:
- a CDS encoding LuxR C-terminal-related transcriptional regulator has product MAAIWDDAMVAQLRAAVGTALAGAPTLVVVEAGAGMGKSSLLDLVTSLAADRARVRRSAALESDRETPYAALMEWGVDVPGGENGAPAPLVAAQALRDALDPTAGTPALLRFDDLQWADPQSVEAVMWLLRRSTVEPLLVVVAHRPLAPDVHPSWQRWVAGRPGTVLIRLSGLDENAVHAIAIARRPGLSREATDRLTRHTRGNPLYLTTLLAEFDEVALSRPRDLPAPAEFSGLVGRRSGRLPEPARRMLHACAVLGDGWSWLSDVAAVAGITDPAGAVDDLRGSGLIEIRTVDIGLSVRVVHSLVRAAVLQTIPLTQRRELHLAAAGSVVDPVLVLDHLVAAADRHDDGLADRLTATAAAAHDRCDHRTAARLHRAAATLTSDPVLQESRWLTSLFDSLLGQDTGPARAEMSAVHAAGDRVGRTLVLAALATVEGRWSDSVRVLRTAPFDEPVDEYRRQVLLGWGLVGSGGPTEEVVAAMAAADATGVGDPALAGHAESVRFYAVQRTRGLSGVLDLLADVPDDPRATPPGRTFALASRGSVRTRMGLFDAADADLGEVRRRFEDGQVDIADGLYTAVSGFLYWLRGDWDRARARFHLAADAGVRFVQPTVAAYLSILPSSSGNTAESDRWIGTARTTLAGQPWQEADRLRMVAEVVRAHARGDRAFDPAVAAGLMPVLDGMLSFPGDCGLVELMHGALALLLCNRAADARLMTDAIGRQQPAASIAPAIVDWLHGLIAERAGERRAAVAHLTSACGSDRGEAPLYRAHMLSDLSRAATDLGRSQPSAAAEAASIYRQLGARPYLDRMSGGRRPAVIGADPGLSDREREVLRLVVLGFSYAQVARELFISRSTVGFHLSNIYAKTGVGTRHELTALVRADARSFGMPAPAV; this is encoded by the coding sequence ATGGCGGCGATCTGGGACGACGCGATGGTCGCGCAGCTGCGCGCCGCGGTCGGGACCGCGCTGGCCGGTGCACCGACGCTGGTGGTGGTCGAGGCCGGCGCCGGGATGGGCAAGTCGTCGCTGCTCGATCTGGTGACCTCGCTCGCCGCGGACCGGGCTCGGGTGCGCCGTTCGGCGGCATTGGAATCGGACCGCGAGACCCCGTACGCCGCCCTCATGGAGTGGGGCGTCGACGTGCCCGGTGGCGAGAACGGCGCGCCCGCACCACTGGTCGCCGCGCAGGCACTGCGGGATGCCCTCGACCCGACGGCCGGCACGCCGGCCCTGCTCCGTTTCGACGACCTGCAGTGGGCCGACCCGCAGTCCGTCGAGGCCGTCATGTGGTTGCTCCGCCGGTCCACCGTCGAACCACTGCTGGTGGTGGTGGCGCACCGCCCGCTGGCGCCCGACGTGCACCCCTCGTGGCAACGGTGGGTGGCCGGACGGCCGGGCACGGTGCTCATCCGACTCTCCGGTCTCGACGAGAATGCCGTCCATGCCATCGCCATCGCACGTCGGCCCGGGTTGTCGCGGGAGGCCACCGATCGGCTGACCCGGCACACCCGTGGCAACCCGCTGTACCTGACCACCTTGCTGGCCGAGTTCGACGAGGTCGCGCTGTCCCGCCCCCGCGATCTCCCGGCACCGGCGGAGTTCTCCGGACTGGTCGGCCGGCGGAGCGGCCGGCTCCCGGAACCCGCACGCCGGATGCTCCACGCCTGCGCCGTGCTCGGTGACGGATGGAGCTGGCTCAGCGATGTCGCCGCCGTGGCCGGCATCACGGACCCGGCCGGAGCGGTCGACGACCTGCGCGGGTCCGGTCTGATCGAGATCCGCACGGTCGACATCGGCCTTTCCGTGCGGGTGGTGCACTCGTTGGTGAGAGCCGCTGTGCTGCAGACGATCCCGCTGACGCAGCGCCGGGAGTTGCACCTGGCCGCAGCGGGCTCGGTGGTGGACCCGGTGCTGGTCCTGGATCATCTCGTCGCGGCGGCAGACCGGCACGACGACGGGCTCGCCGACCGGCTGACGGCCACGGCCGCAGCCGCCCACGACCGCTGCGACCATCGGACCGCCGCCCGACTGCACCGTGCCGCGGCCACTCTCACCTCCGACCCGGTGCTGCAGGAAAGCCGTTGGCTGACATCGCTCTTCGACAGCCTGCTGGGTCAGGACACCGGACCGGCCCGCGCGGAGATGTCGGCCGTGCACGCAGCCGGCGACCGGGTGGGGCGCACGTTGGTGCTCGCTGCGCTGGCGACCGTCGAGGGACGGTGGTCGGATTCCGTGCGGGTCCTGCGGACCGCACCGTTCGACGAGCCGGTCGACGAGTACCGGCGGCAGGTGCTGCTCGGCTGGGGACTGGTCGGCTCCGGCGGGCCGACCGAGGAGGTAGTCGCCGCCATGGCGGCGGCCGATGCCACCGGGGTCGGCGATCCGGCGCTGGCCGGTCATGCGGAGTCCGTCCGGTTCTACGCGGTCCAGCGCACCCGCGGGCTGTCCGGCGTGCTGGACCTGCTCGCAGACGTGCCGGACGACCCGCGGGCGACCCCGCCCGGCCGCACTTTCGCCCTCGCCAGCCGCGGCAGCGTGCGGACCAGGATGGGCTTGTTCGATGCCGCCGACGCCGATCTCGGCGAGGTGCGGCGGCGGTTCGAGGACGGTCAGGTCGACATCGCCGACGGCCTGTACACGGCGGTGTCCGGCTTCCTCTACTGGCTCCGCGGTGACTGGGACCGGGCCCGCGCACGCTTCCATCTCGCCGCCGACGCCGGTGTGCGGTTCGTGCAACCGACCGTCGCCGCCTACCTCTCGATCCTGCCCAGCAGCTCCGGTAACACCGCGGAGTCCGACCGCTGGATCGGCACGGCACGGACCACGCTGGCCGGCCAGCCGTGGCAGGAGGCCGATCGGCTGCGGATGGTCGCCGAGGTGGTCCGGGCACATGCCCGCGGCGACCGGGCCTTCGACCCGGCCGTCGCCGCCGGACTGATGCCGGTGCTGGACGGCATGCTGAGCTTCCCCGGTGATTGCGGACTGGTCGAGCTGATGCACGGCGCCCTGGCGCTGCTGCTGTGCAACCGGGCCGCCGACGCGCGGCTGATGACCGATGCGATCGGCCGGCAGCAGCCGGCCGCATCGATCGCCCCCGCGATCGTCGACTGGTTGCACGGTCTGATCGCCGAGCGGGCCGGGGAGCGGCGTGCGGCGGTGGCCCACCTGACGTCGGCGTGCGGCAGCGACCGCGGTGAGGCCCCGCTCTATCGCGCGCACATGCTGAGTGATCTGTCCCGCGCGGCAACAGATCTCGGACGATCGCAGCCCTCCGCTGCGGCAGAGGCGGCGTCGATCTACCGGCAGCTCGGAGCGCGGCCCTACCTGGATCGGATGAGCGGCGGCCGCCGGCCGGCGGTGATCGGCGCGGACCCCGGGCTGTCCGACCGGGAACGCGAGGTGCTCCGGCTGGTCGTGCTCGGGTTCAGCTACGCGCAGGTGGCCCGCGAACTCTTCATCAGCCGGTCGACCGTCGGGTTCCACCTCTCGAACATCTACGCCAAGACCGGTGTCGGCACCCGCCACGAGCTCACCGCGCTCGTCCGCGCCGACGCGCGGTCCTTCGGCATGCCCGCGCCGGCCGTCTGA
- a CDS encoding Com family DNA-binding transcriptional regulator, whose protein sequence is MSTLHVIEPRPGEVGFRVFRAPGTVDQGFVYIDGPGGEDLRCGHCARVLMRGVRQVLPVSDLLFQCPRCHSLNAVAQPR, encoded by the coding sequence GTGTCCACCCTGCACGTCATCGAGCCCCGCCCCGGCGAGGTCGGCTTCCGGGTGTTCCGCGCCCCCGGCACCGTCGATCAGGGCTTCGTCTACATCGACGGTCCGGGCGGGGAGGACCTCCGGTGCGGTCACTGCGCCCGGGTGCTGATGAGAGGTGTGCGCCAGGTGCTGCCGGTGTCCGACCTGCTGTTCCAATGCCCCAGGTGCCACTCGCTGAACGCCGTGGCCCAGCCGCGCTGA
- a CDS encoding FAD-binding oxidoreductase, whose translation MTELAAPPVHDPRELLRRGVKGPVLTVGDADFADELATFDPLVVHRPDVVVGATDAIDVVAALDWAARHDLRWGVLGAGHAEVPEHRGGLVVTTRRMDGVEVDPVRRIARVQAGARWEQVLAAADRHGLMPVCGAAPGVGVVGLLTGGGVGPLARSYGVCSDRVRSAELVRPGHGVMRIDPQHRPDLLGAVFGGRIDVGIVTSVEIELVVQEGISGGGMYFAEADIPAVVDAFRRWTKDGVADGVTTSLAVLRLPDLPGVPAPLAGRTVAHLRVAATGAAAGSDPLPPAVRRAAAPVLGGVGPLPATRIGCIHADPEHPVPHVGGGLLLDEFTGDTAAAWLDAVGPDSGAAVTIAEIRHWGDALAITPEDRPDCVPGRDSSFGVWVSAPPAGPDLERPRSSVRRVLDAVRSWGRGGATVNFSGSANTRDEVEHGWDSRQQ comes from the coding sequence ATGACCGAACTCGCCGCACCGCCCGTCCACGATCCGCGCGAACTGCTGCGCCGGGGGGTGAAGGGTCCGGTCCTGACCGTCGGGGATGCCGACTTCGCCGATGAACTCGCAACTTTCGACCCGCTGGTGGTCCACCGGCCGGACGTCGTCGTGGGCGCGACGGATGCGATCGACGTGGTGGCAGCGCTGGACTGGGCCGCTCGTCATGATCTCCGCTGGGGTGTGCTCGGCGCAGGCCACGCGGAGGTCCCCGAGCACCGCGGTGGGTTGGTGGTGACGACCCGCCGGATGGACGGGGTCGAGGTCGACCCGGTGCGCCGGATCGCCCGGGTGCAGGCCGGTGCCCGGTGGGAGCAGGTGCTCGCGGCGGCCGACCGGCACGGCCTGATGCCGGTGTGCGGGGCAGCGCCCGGGGTGGGCGTCGTCGGTCTGCTGACCGGTGGTGGGGTGGGACCGCTGGCCCGCTCCTACGGCGTTTGCAGCGACCGGGTGCGGTCCGCGGAGCTGGTGCGCCCCGGCCACGGGGTGATGCGGATCGACCCGCAGCATCGCCCCGATCTGCTCGGGGCGGTCTTCGGCGGGCGGATCGACGTCGGGATCGTGACGAGCGTGGAGATCGAACTCGTGGTGCAGGAGGGGATCTCGGGCGGCGGGATGTACTTCGCCGAGGCCGACATCCCAGCCGTCGTCGATGCCTTCCGGCGCTGGACCAAGGACGGTGTGGCCGACGGTGTGACCACATCGCTGGCCGTGCTCAGGCTCCCGGATCTGCCCGGTGTCCCGGCGCCGCTCGCCGGACGGACGGTGGCGCACCTGCGGGTCGCGGCCACCGGCGCTGCTGCAGGGTCCGACCCGCTGCCGCCTGCGGTCCGGCGCGCTGCCGCGCCGGTCCTCGGTGGTGTCGGACCGTTGCCGGCGACCCGGATCGGTTGCATCCACGCGGATCCGGAGCATCCGGTGCCACACGTGGGCGGCGGTCTGCTGCTCGACGAGTTCACCGGCGACACCGCCGCGGCGTGGCTCGACGCCGTCGGACCGGACTCCGGTGCGGCCGTGACCATTGCCGAGATCCGGCACTGGGGAGACGCTCTCGCCATCACGCCCGAGGACCGGCCGGACTGCGTGCCCGGCCGCGACTCGTCCTTCGGTGTGTGGGTGTCCGCGCCGCCGGCCGGCCCCGACCTCGAACGGCCCCGTTCGTCCGTTCGTCGGGTGCTGGACGCTGTCCGGAGCTGGGGCCGTGGAGGCGCCACCGTGAACTTCAGTGGCTCGGCGAACACCCGTGACGAGGTCGAACACGGCTGGGATTCCCGGCAGCAGTGA
- a CDS encoding Ig-like domain-containing protein: MASGTAVADSPVMCEDGVCTHTFDYTGASQDFVVPAGVDRISFLLYGASGGSSGFGVSGGAGGMTRGDLGVTPGATVRVLVGQAGSQGQAAFTYGNGGPTYPGSRYGNGGGMSMITLDGTVIAVAGGGGGAGGTRIEAGEQISDRGGSGSGPNTSGGDGSAPADLGYVAATGGSQTAPGTGGISPDGNGTDAFFVANATLAGGFGGSSSTTEGTSPGGGGGGGYYGGGGGGYGQSGAGGAGYASPTVENASGDSGVRLGNGQIQISWDEPAAQLGLTAGTQPAGQVSLAADITGNYDVPTGTASFYAGLASLCTGVTLDSAGHADCDASSLAAGTYEILLSYSGDSIYPGTETTGTLVVVEPAPVVTTQSLPEASASGSYSTQLVATGVGPFTWESKEIPEGLTLTADGLLSGTLTTPGTYEFSVRVYDSQDPAQSTIVVLSLTVAAAPVTSTSAPSTSVSTSQSSTSETTTSAPASSSTAAPTTSSSSVTWRPVTTPSTSSSSAVAPTGSTTLLSPTSTAGPQLSATGVDVAPWAGVGAVLLGAGAFTLLLGRRRASRH; the protein is encoded by the coding sequence ATGGCGTCCGGGACGGCGGTCGCCGATTCGCCGGTCATGTGCGAGGACGGGGTCTGCACCCACACCTTCGACTACACCGGCGCGAGCCAGGACTTCGTGGTGCCGGCCGGCGTGGACCGGATCTCGTTCCTGCTCTACGGGGCATCCGGCGGCTCCTCGGGTTTCGGTGTCTCGGGCGGTGCCGGCGGCATGACCCGCGGCGACCTCGGCGTCACTCCCGGAGCCACTGTCCGGGTCTTGGTCGGCCAAGCCGGTTCCCAGGGGCAGGCAGCGTTCACCTACGGCAACGGCGGCCCCACCTACCCGGGCTCGAGGTACGGCAACGGGGGTGGGATGTCGATGATCACTCTCGACGGCACGGTGATTGCGGTCGCGGGTGGTGGCGGAGGAGCTGGTGGCACCCGGATCGAGGCCGGTGAGCAGATCTCGGATCGCGGAGGGTCCGGCAGTGGCCCGAACACCTCCGGCGGCGACGGTAGCGCGCCCGCGGATCTGGGCTATGTCGCTGCCACCGGTGGTAGCCAGACCGCCCCCGGCACAGGTGGGATCTCGCCGGACGGCAATGGGACGGACGCATTCTTCGTTGCCAACGCGACCCTGGCCGGAGGCTTCGGCGGCAGCTCCTCGACCACCGAGGGCACCAGTCCCGGTGGCGGTGGTGGTGGCGGCTACTACGGTGGCGGCGGTGGCGGCTACGGACAGTCCGGCGCGGGTGGGGCCGGCTATGCGTCGCCGACCGTCGAGAACGCCTCCGGCGACAGCGGTGTGCGCCTCGGCAACGGTCAGATCCAGATCTCCTGGGACGAGCCCGCGGCGCAGCTCGGTCTCACCGCCGGGACGCAGCCCGCCGGGCAGGTGTCGCTGGCGGCTGACATCACCGGCAACTACGACGTCCCCACCGGCACCGCGAGCTTCTACGCCGGCCTCGCCTCGCTCTGCACCGGTGTTACCCTGGACTCCGCCGGACACGCCGACTGCGACGCCTCGTCGCTGGCTGCCGGCACCTACGAGATCCTGCTCAGCTATTCCGGCGACAGCATCTACCCGGGTACCGAAACCACAGGCACGCTCGTCGTTGTCGAGCCGGCCCCGGTGGTCACCACCCAGTCGCTCCCCGAGGCGTCCGCGTCCGGCAGCTACTCCACCCAGTTGGTCGCCACCGGCGTCGGACCGTTCACCTGGGAATCCAAGGAGATCCCCGAGGGTCTGACGCTGACCGCGGACGGCCTGCTGTCCGGCACGCTGACCACGCCCGGCACCTACGAGTTCTCGGTCCGGGTGTACGACAGCCAGGACCCGGCGCAGTCGACGATCGTCGTGCTGTCGCTGACCGTGGCTGCCGCGCCGGTCACCTCGACATCTGCTCCGAGCACGTCTGTCTCGACCTCACAGTCGAGCACCTCGGAGACCACGACGTCCGCACCTGCGTCGTCGTCGACGGCGGCACCGACCACCAGCAGCTCTTCGGTCACCTGGCGGCCGGTCACCACCCCATCGACCAGCAGCTCCTCGGCGGTCGCACCCACCGGCTCGACGACCCTGCTGTCGCCGACCTCGACCGCCGGACCGCAGCTCTCGGCCACCGGCGTGGACGTGGCGCCCTGGGCGGGTGTCGGTGCCGTGTTGCTCGGCGCCGGTGCATTCACCCTGCTCCTCGGCCGTCGCCGCGCCTCCCGGCACTGA
- a CDS encoding glycine-rich protein, with product MAGRGLLRIGAVVAAASSALIGAPASAAPAPAAPPMRCSGDVCSWTYEYTGKIETFVVPEGVGEIRIEVYGAAGDRSDLFPRVLPGAGGLTTGVLAVQTYDEYTVLIGQRGRKAGAFGGGGGVSARGFNGGGGGGSFVGAEDGTLLLAAGGGGGGGSDGKQYGVGDIPDVGGDGAGAGSTGINGSGNHFQGDDPPTGGTPTGPGAAGVCLYHNGSPGQGPATGTTPGAGGAGSDHLFEAGAGGGGGYYGGGGGGEAQSGAGGSGFAAAAVTQVRGETGVRRGDGLVVISASRSPFGAAPAPEGSGHGLAWTGAPIGALLAIGAGLLAAGSAMVGAARRRPSVS from the coding sequence ATGGCGGGCAGGGGGCTCCTTCGGATCGGCGCGGTCGTCGCGGCGGCGTCGTCGGCGCTGATCGGCGCGCCCGCCTCGGCCGCTCCCGCACCCGCCGCCCCGCCGATGCGCTGCTCCGGGGACGTCTGCAGCTGGACGTACGAATACACCGGAAAGATCGAGACCTTCGTCGTACCCGAAGGTGTCGGCGAGATCAGGATCGAGGTGTACGGCGCGGCGGGAGATCGCTCGGACCTGTTCCCGCGGGTGCTCCCCGGCGCCGGCGGGCTCACCACCGGGGTGCTGGCGGTGCAGACCTACGACGAGTACACCGTGCTGATCGGTCAGCGCGGCCGCAAGGCAGGCGCTTTCGGCGGAGGCGGCGGCGTCTCCGCCCGCGGGTTCAACGGTGGGGGCGGCGGCGGTTCGTTCGTCGGGGCCGAGGACGGCACCCTGCTGCTGGCCGCCGGAGGTGGCGGCGGCGGTGGCAGCGACGGCAAGCAGTACGGCGTGGGCGACATCCCGGACGTCGGCGGCGACGGTGCCGGGGCCGGCAGTACCGGGATCAATGGGTCCGGCAACCACTTCCAGGGCGATGATCCGCCCACCGGCGGCACCCCGACCGGACCGGGCGCTGCCGGAGTCTGCCTGTACCACAACGGAAGTCCCGGCCAGGGTCCGGCCACCGGTACGACTCCCGGTGCGGGCGGCGCGGGCAGTGACCACCTCTTCGAAGCCGGCGCGGGCGGTGGCGGTGGCTATTACGGCGGCGGCGGTGGCGGCGAGGCGCAGTCCGGCGCGGGCGGTTCCGGGTTCGCCGCGGCCGCGGTCACCCAGGTCCGCGGCGAGACGGGCGTGCGGCGCGGTGACGGCCTCGTGGTGATCAGCGCCAGCCGCTCCCCGTTCGGCGCGGCCCCGGCACCGGAGGGGTCGGGCCACGGACTCGCCTGGACCGGCGCACCGATCGGCGCGCTGCTCGCCATCGGTGCCGGACTGCTGGCTGCCGGATCGGCGATGGTGGGCGCCGCCCGTCGACGGCCATCCGTGTCATAG
- a CDS encoding transporter substrate-binding domain-containing protein encodes MGVLNVRAVKRGIIAGTALAMVTVLAACGSDSGSGSSSTAATTAAATSASSAASSATSAATSEGSASASSGAVTVDTSTLNLLTPGTLTVGMNLQFEPEMYLDDAGQPAGYDVDLLNALATELGLTLDIQNLDFNGLIPGLQSKKFDMVSVGLTATDERKKVVDFSREYVPYTSVLAVKNDDTTAPTIENYNQSGKVITALQGSSGEQLAKDTFPNATVSGFPDQNAALLEVSTGRAQGSVLEDYILAQYQKANPDQVKKADLPEPLQIGYGSWAVQKGNTALVDVLNTFLCTQQTDGGLAAFYEKNFEVPAADFPEMPAC; translated from the coding sequence GTGGGAGTTCTGAACGTCCGCGCCGTCAAGCGCGGCATCATCGCCGGGACCGCCCTGGCCATGGTCACGGTGCTCGCCGCCTGCGGCAGCGACTCCGGCTCCGGCTCGTCCTCCACCGCGGCCACCACCGCCGCGGCCACCTCCGCCTCCTCCGCGGCATCGTCGGCCACATCCGCTGCGACGTCCGAAGGCTCGGCGAGTGCATCCTCCGGTGCCGTCACCGTCGACACCTCCACGCTGAACCTGCTCACCCCGGGCACGCTCACCGTCGGCATGAACCTGCAGTTCGAGCCGGAGATGTACCTGGACGACGCCGGTCAGCCGGCCGGCTACGACGTGGACCTGCTGAACGCGCTGGCCACCGAGCTGGGCCTGACCCTGGACATCCAGAACCTCGACTTCAACGGCCTGATCCCGGGTCTGCAGTCGAAGAAGTTCGACATGGTCTCCGTCGGCCTGACCGCGACCGACGAGCGCAAGAAGGTCGTCGACTTCAGCCGCGAGTACGTCCCCTACACCTCGGTCCTGGCGGTCAAGAACGACGACACCACCGCGCCGACGATCGAGAACTACAACCAGTCCGGCAAGGTCATCACCGCACTGCAGGGCTCGTCCGGCGAGCAGCTGGCCAAGGACACCTTCCCGAACGCGACGGTGAGCGGCTTCCCCGACCAGAACGCGGCGCTGCTCGAGGTCTCGACGGGCCGCGCCCAGGGCTCGGTGCTCGAGGACTACATCCTGGCCCAGTACCAGAAGGCCAACCCGGACCAGGTCAAGAAGGCCGACCTGCCCGAGCCGCTGCAGATCGGCTACGGCTCCTGGGCCGTCCAGAAGGGCAACACCGCCCTGGTGGACGTGCTGAACACCTTCCTCTGCACCCAGCAGACCGACGGCGGGCTGGCCGCCTTCTACGAGAAGAACTTCGAGGTCCCGGCCGCGGACTTCCCGGAGATGCCCGCCTGCTGA
- a CDS encoding amino acid ABC transporter permease, whose amino-acid sequence MGDQTYDWGLIWDNKDALLDGLFTALKVSLTALLISVVLGLALAMLRTARAPWSWLGALYINVFRGVPALVSVIWVYFGVSLVFGISFSVYQAGVIALSLLYSAFLAEIFRSALEAVPMGHREAGQALGMRPTRIFFSVILPQAGKIALPNIGSMFIGMVKDTSTFTVIGLLEVVRVTQNLVSSTFQPFVLYTAAAGIYVVAAFVIDFVFRLIEKALSSPPKGRIATAIRGRQRRRIEQLIAATGRPTTAVSS is encoded by the coding sequence ATGGGTGACCAGACCTACGACTGGGGCCTGATCTGGGACAACAAGGACGCCCTCCTCGACGGGTTGTTCACAGCGCTCAAGGTCTCGCTGACCGCACTGCTGATCTCGGTGGTGCTCGGCCTCGCGCTGGCGATGCTGCGCACCGCCCGCGCCCCGTGGTCCTGGCTGGGAGCGTTGTACATCAACGTGTTCCGCGGTGTGCCCGCGCTGGTGAGCGTCATCTGGGTGTACTTCGGCGTTTCCCTGGTGTTCGGGATCAGCTTCTCCGTCTACCAGGCCGGCGTGATCGCCCTGTCGTTGCTGTACAGCGCGTTCCTCGCCGAGATCTTCCGCTCCGCACTGGAAGCCGTCCCGATGGGGCACCGCGAGGCCGGCCAGGCCCTCGGCATGCGTCCCACCCGGATCTTCTTCTCGGTGATCCTGCCGCAGGCCGGCAAGATCGCGCTGCCCAACATCGGCAGCATGTTCATCGGCATGGTGAAGGACACCTCGACCTTCACCGTGATCGGTCTGCTGGAGGTCGTCCGGGTCACCCAGAACCTGGTCAGCTCCACCTTCCAGCCGTTCGTGCTCTACACGGCGGCCGCGGGCATCTACGTGGTGGCCGCGTTCGTCATCGATTTCGTGTTCCGGCTCATCGAGAAGGCCCTGTCCAGCCCGCCCAAGGGGCGGATCGCCACGGCCATTCGCGGACGTCAACGTCGACGGATCGAGCAGTTGATCGCCGCCACCGGTCGACCGACCACCGCCGTATCCAGCTGA
- a CDS encoding amino acid ABC transporter ATP-binding protein, whose amino-acid sequence MVKLAGIRKSFGDLEVLKGIDLNIYQGEHVVLIGPSGSGKSTVLRTINLLEKPTSGSLVVDGHEYGAGSTAPRGNSLQLRRTVGMVFQQFNLFPHLTALDNVALPLRSVRGLSRRDAEARAAEELRRVGLLIRAGHYPSQLSGGQQQRVAIARALALDPKVMLFDEPTSALDPELVGEVLRTMQAVAESGMTMVVVTHEIGFAREVGDLNVFMEDGVVVESGGRGFYENCTSPRAIEFIKAVK is encoded by the coding sequence GTGGTGAAGCTGGCCGGGATCCGGAAGTCGTTCGGTGACCTGGAGGTGCTCAAGGGCATCGACCTGAACATCTACCAGGGCGAGCACGTGGTGCTGATCGGGCCGTCCGGCTCGGGCAAGTCGACAGTGCTGCGCACCATCAACCTGCTGGAGAAGCCGACCAGCGGATCCCTGGTGGTCGACGGCCACGAGTACGGAGCCGGAAGCACAGCACCCCGCGGCAACTCGCTGCAGTTGCGCCGCACCGTCGGCATGGTCTTCCAGCAGTTCAACCTCTTCCCGCACCTCACCGCGCTCGACAACGTGGCGCTGCCACTGCGTTCCGTCCGCGGACTGTCCCGCAGGGACGCCGAGGCGCGTGCCGCGGAGGAGTTGCGCCGGGTCGGTCTGCTGATCCGTGCCGGGCACTACCCGAGCCAGCTCTCCGGCGGCCAGCAGCAGCGGGTGGCCATCGCCCGGGCGCTGGCCCTGGACCCGAAGGTGATGCTCTTCGACGAGCCCACCTCGGCACTGGACCCGGAGCTCGTCGGCGAGGTGCTGCGCACCATGCAGGCGGTCGCCGAGTCGGGGATGACCATGGTCGTGGTCACCCACGAGATCGGTTTCGCCCGTGAGGTCGGCGATCTCAACGTGTTCATGGAGGACGGGGTCGTCGTCGAGAGCGGCGGCCGCGGCTTCTACGAGAACTGCACCAGCCCACGGGCGATCGAGTTCATCAAGGCGGTGAAGTGA
- a CDS encoding pyridoxal phosphate-dependent aminotransferase, with protein sequence MSALLTPGVSAAAAAVPGSGIREIVNLAFALPDVVHLEIGEPDFLTPAHIVEAGHATSAAANRYTHSAGTPVLRAAITERLHRLYGLERAPDQIVVSQGAVQGIAAVFAAILTPGDEVLVPDPAWPNYEMQTILNGGHAVHYPLRAENGFLPDLAEIESLFTPSTRILVLNTPSNPTGVVFPPELVAALVEAAADRGITVLADEVYDEILFEGTHTNAFAIAPEHVVSVWSFSKTYAMTGSRVGYLTGPDWLTPTLARLQEPLLSSISAASQASALAALQGPQDVVGEMVATYRTRRDLVVDRLTAAGIDVTVPSGAFYLMLPLGDGVDSRVAAIDLVHHGVATAPGTAFGDTARSHLRLSLASSVEQLTTGMDRILAWYAETSGGRQ encoded by the coding sequence ATGAGCGCGCTGTTGACCCCCGGCGTCAGCGCGGCGGCCGCCGCCGTCCCGGGCTCCGGTATCCGCGAGATCGTGAACCTGGCATTCGCCCTGCCCGACGTGGTGCACCTGGAGATCGGTGAGCCGGACTTCCTGACCCCCGCCCACATCGTCGAGGCCGGCCACGCCACCAGCGCCGCCGCCAACCGCTACACGCACAGCGCCGGCACCCCCGTGCTGCGCGCCGCTATCACCGAGAGACTGCACCGGCTCTACGGTCTCGAGCGTGCGCCCGACCAGATCGTGGTCAGCCAGGGCGCCGTCCAGGGGATCGCCGCGGTGTTCGCAGCCATCCTGACGCCGGGCGACGAAGTGCTGGTCCCCGATCCGGCCTGGCCGAACTACGAGATGCAGACGATCCTCAACGGCGGCCACGCCGTGCACTACCCGCTGCGCGCGGAGAACGGCTTCCTGCCGGACCTCGCCGAGATCGAGTCGTTGTTCACCCCGTCCACCCGGATCCTGGTGCTGAACACCCCGTCGAACCCGACCGGTGTGGTCTTCCCGCCGGAACTGGTCGCGGCTCTGGTCGAGGCCGCCGCCGACCGCGGGATCACCGTACTGGCCGACGAGGTGTACGACGAGATCCTGTTCGAGGGCACGCACACCAACGCCTTCGCCATCGCGCCGGAACACGTGGTCAGCGTCTGGAGCTTCTCCAAGACCTACGCGATGACCGGCTCCCGGGTCGGCTACCTGACCGGGCCGGACTGGCTCACCCCCACCCTCGCCCGGCTGCAGGAGCCGCTGCTCTCCTCGATCTCCGCCGCCTCGCAGGCCTCCGCGCTCGCCGCGCTGCAGGGCCCGCAGGACGTCGTCGGCGAGATGGTCGCGACCTACCGCACCCGGCGCGACTTGGTCGTCGACCGGCTCACCGCTGCCGGCATCGACGTCACCGTGCCGTCCGGCGCCTTCTACTTGATGCTCCCGCTCGGCGACGGGGTCGACTCCCGCGTCGCAGCCATTGATCTCGTGCACCACGGCGTGGCCACCGCACCCGGGACGGCCTTCGGCGACACCGCTCGCAGCCACCTGCGGCTGTCCCTCGCCAGCTCCGTGGAGCAACTGACCACCGGGATGGACCGCATCCTGGCCTGGTACGCCGAGACCTCCGGAGGGCGACAGTGA